CCTGAACGGTTTCATCGTTCCGATTGTTTATCTGATGATGCACCGCCAGCGTAGCGCCGGAGCAAATTCTCCGTGCGGCGTACCGGCGGAACAGGCATAATTATCAGTTAAATGTAGCTACTATGTATATAGAAACAAATAAAAAAAGTATGAAACGAATCATCATCATAGGCTCTTTGGTAAGCTGCGCACTTCTCACCCTCACGGGCGAAGTGCAGGCCCAAAGCGGCATCGAACAGGTTTTGAAGAATATCGAAGCCAACAATAAGGAGTTGCAAGCAAACGCCCAACTCATCACCTCGCAAAAGCTGGAAGCCAAAACGGACAATAACCTGCCGGACCCGACTTTATCATACGCCCACCTCTGGGGAGCGAAAGATAAAAACGAAACGATCGGCGAACTTGTGGTGTCACAAAGTTTCGACTTTCCGAGCCTGTATGCCACCCGCAACAAGCTGAATCGTCTGAAAGCAGGTGCTTTTGACAGTCAGGCGGACGTCTTCCGCCAAGAGAAATTGTTGCTCGCCAAAGAAGTGTGTCTGGACATTATCATGCTGCGCCAGCAAAAACACATCTTGGAGGAACGGCTGCGCAACGCGGAAGAACTTGCCAAAATGTACGCCAAGCGCCTCCAAACCGGAGACGCGAACGCCCTCGAAACGAATAAAATCAATCTGGAACTGCTGAATGTCAAGACGGAAACTTCGCTGAACGAGACGGCACTGCGTAATAAGTTGCAGGAACTGAACACGTTAAACGGCAATATCCCCGTAGTGTTCGAAGAAAGCACGTATCCCGCGACGCCTTTCCCTGCCGACTATCAGATACTGAAATCGGAAGTGCTCTCCGCCGACCGCACGTTAATGGCGTTCAAC
This sequence is a window from Bacteroides thetaiotaomicron VPI-5482. Protein-coding genes within it:
- a CDS encoding TolC family protein → MKRIIIIGSLVSCALLTLTGEVQAQSGIEQVLKNIEANNKELQANAQLITSQKLEAKTDNNLPDPTLSYAHLWGAKDKNETIGELVVSQSFDFPSLYATRNKLNRLKAGAFDSQADVFRQEKLLLAKEVCLDIIMLRQQKHILEERLRNAEELAKMYAKRLQTGDANALETNKINLELLNVKTETSLNETALRNKLQELNTLNGNIPVVFEESTYPATPFPADYQILKSEVLSADRTLMAFNNESLVARKQIAVNKSQWLPKLELGYRRNTETGTPFNGVVVGFSFPLFENRNKVKIAKAQALNIDLQKDNATLQVESELAQLYREAKTLHTSMEEYRKTFQAQQDLALLKQALTGGQISMIEYFVEVSVIYQSHQNYLQLENQYQKAMARIYKSKL